A portion of the Phyllobacterium zundukense genome contains these proteins:
- a CDS encoding SDR family oxidoreductase, which translates to MELFSLDGQVAMVTGSGSGIGQAIAIGLAEAGADVGCFGHLSNGGLDQTAERIRALGRRALTLEGSVTKASDLTGAVDLIESQLGPLTVAINNAGVGAGGDAETLPLDHWQRVYDINVTGVFLSCQAQARVMLPRKKGSIINIASMSGSIVNRDLKQADYNSSKAAVIHLSKSLAMEWVDRGIRVNSISPGYTLTPMNRRPEVADQVKVFERDTPMGRLAAPEEMVGPAIFLSSRASSFVTGVDLVVDGGFTCW; encoded by the coding sequence ATGGAATTGTTCAGCCTTGACGGGCAAGTGGCCATGGTCACGGGCTCCGGCAGCGGGATTGGCCAAGCCATAGCCATCGGGTTGGCCGAGGCCGGAGCGGACGTTGGCTGTTTTGGTCATTTGTCCAACGGCGGCTTGGACCAAACAGCAGAGAGAATTCGCGCTCTTGGCCGCCGAGCCCTAACGCTCGAAGGCTCGGTGACGAAGGCAAGCGATTTAACGGGAGCGGTCGACCTGATTGAAAGCCAGCTTGGCCCCTTGACGGTTGCGATCAATAACGCAGGTGTCGGTGCTGGGGGCGACGCCGAGACGCTTCCATTGGACCACTGGCAAAGAGTGTACGATATTAACGTGACGGGGGTTTTTCTGTCCTGCCAGGCGCAAGCACGCGTCATGCTTCCCCGCAAGAAAGGTTCCATTATCAACATTGCCTCCATGTCCGGATCGATCGTCAATCGCGATCTGAAACAGGCCGACTACAATTCGTCTAAGGCGGCGGTAATTCACCTGTCGAAAAGCTTGGCCATGGAATGGGTCGACCGCGGCATTCGTGTCAATTCGATCAGTCCGGGCTACACGTTGACTCCGATGAACCGCCGGCCGGAAGTCGCCGATCAGGTCAAAGTGTTCGAGCGGGACACACCTATGGGCCGCCTGGCCGCACCCGAAGAGATGGTCGGCCCCGCGATATTCCTTTCAAGCCGGGCCTCGTCGTTCGTCACTGGCGTCGATCTCGTCGTGGACGGCGGCTTCACGTGTTGGTAG
- a CDS encoding DMT family transporter: protein MRLTYLVFALLGLFWGSNFIYMKWAAELITPAQITLLRVFFGFLPLALVAGRKGVIHRDQVRHLPHFFVMAALATAFYYFAIAEGTALLPSGTAGVLGGSIPLFTAVATLLFLRTEKPNALMLVGVLVGFAGIVLIARPWEGSDRTIDIMGVFWMLAATTILGVSYVYVRRFLSPHNLPPLALATWQTGLALLVLLLIVDRTGTGNILQNWHAAAGVAIGLGVLGTGMAFLIYYYLLQELGAVAASGATYITPNVALLIGWATGEKVGILEISAIILVLASIAMLQIGRQRAVRQAEQSVTAIA, encoded by the coding sequence ATGCGGCTGACCTATCTGGTGTTCGCGCTACTCGGCCTCTTCTGGGGCTCGAACTTCATCTACATGAAATGGGCGGCGGAGCTAATCACCCCCGCGCAAATCACGCTGCTACGGGTGTTCTTCGGCTTCTTGCCGCTGGCCCTCGTCGCGGGGCGAAAGGGAGTGATCCATCGGGATCAGGTGCGGCACCTGCCGCATTTCTTCGTTATGGCTGCGTTGGCAACGGCCTTTTATTATTTTGCGATCGCGGAGGGCACGGCGCTCCTTCCCTCGGGCACCGCCGGCGTTCTCGGGGGCTCGATCCCTCTGTTCACGGCAGTTGCCACCCTGTTGTTTCTTCGCACGGAAAAGCCGAACGCATTGATGTTGGTCGGCGTTCTTGTCGGCTTCGCGGGCATCGTGCTGATCGCCAGACCATGGGAAGGATCAGATCGGACCATCGACATAATGGGGGTGTTCTGGATGCTGGCCGCCACTACGATCCTTGGTGTTTCCTACGTTTACGTTCGTCGCTTTCTATCACCGCACAACTTGCCGCCCCTCGCGCTCGCGACATGGCAAACAGGCCTCGCTCTGCTGGTGCTCCTGCTCATCGTTGATCGGACGGGAACGGGCAACATTCTGCAAAACTGGCACGCAGCCGCTGGTGTCGCGATCGGGCTCGGTGTTCTGGGAACCGGAATGGCTTTCCTGATCTATTATTATCTGCTGCAAGAGCTGGGCGCGGTGGCGGCCTCGGGCGCAACCTACATCACGCCTAATGTTGCATTGCTGATCGGCTGGGCCACCGGAGAAAAGGTTGGCATCCTGGAGATCTCCGCCATCATCCTTGTGTTGGCGAGTATCGCGATGTTGCAGATCGGGCGGCAGCGAGCGGTGAGGCAGGCGGAACAATCAGTCACCGCAATCGCCTAG
- a CDS encoding type II toxin-antitoxin system VapB family antitoxin, which yields MRSTINLDDTLMEKARFLTGTNETAALVRQALETLVRVESGKRLIALGGTMPDAEAAPRRRSAAAK from the coding sequence ATGCGATCAACTATTAACCTCGACGATACGCTTATGGAGAAGGCCAGGTTCTTGACCGGTACAAATGAAACAGCGGCCCTAGTGCGCCAGGCGTTGGAAACGCTTGTCCGTGTGGAGTCCGGAAAGCGCCTCATCGCGCTCGGAGGAACTATGCCCGATGCCGAGGCAGCTCCGCGCCGCCGGAGCGCAGCAGCCAAGTGA
- a CDS encoding type II toxin-antitoxin system ParD family antitoxin, giving the protein MTTMNISLPDALKSFVDEQVTGRGYGTSSEYVRELIRKDQDRLHLRQLLLDGAESLPSAPADDSYFAGLRNRASGQQPK; this is encoded by the coding sequence ATGACAACAATGAACATTTCTCTCCCTGACGCTCTCAAAAGCTTCGTCGATGAGCAGGTGACAGGCCGTGGCTACGGTACAAGCAGTGAGTATGTGCGTGAGTTGATCCGTAAAGATCAGGATCGATTGCATTTGCGCCAGCTTTTGCTCGACGGAGCGGAGTCGTTGCCGAGCGCGCCGGCAGATGATTCCTACTTTGCAGGCCTACGCAATCGGGCTAGCGGCCAGCAACCAAAGTGA
- a CDS encoding nuclear transport factor 2 family protein: MTIDSKVTREIVERFHHAFEKHRPEDLDDLIGDGCVLENTVPAPDGARYEGREACLTFWRGVASSANLVFKAEEISAMGDRGIIRWQLRWSEREADQVRGVNIMRVREGKIVEGLGYVKGG, translated from the coding sequence ATGACCATTGACAGCAAAGTTACCCGCGAAATCGTGGAACGCTTCCACCACGCATTTGAGAAGCATCGCCCCGAAGACCTTGATGATCTCATCGGCGACGGCTGTGTTCTCGAAAATACAGTGCCGGCCCCGGATGGAGCGCGCTACGAAGGACGTGAAGCTTGCCTCACCTTCTGGAGGGGGGTCGCGTCGTCCGCCAACCTTGTCTTCAAAGCTGAGGAAATCTCCGCGATGGGCGACCGCGGGATCATCCGCTGGCAGCTTCGCTGGAGCGAGCGCGAAGCGGACCAGGTTCGAGGCGTCAACATCATGCGCGTCCGCGAAGGAAAGATCGTCGAGGGTCTGGGCTACGTGAAGGGGGGCTGA
- a CDS encoding type II toxin-antitoxin system RelE/ParE family toxin, giving the protein MTSKPIIAREKARWDIEGAVDYYLTTAGQGIALQFIDSLERVYRLISAYPASGSLRYSYELNLPGLRFRQLTNYPYLVFYIESEHHVDVWRVLHAQRDIPAWMQESATGNG; this is encoded by the coding sequence GTGACCTCCAAACCAATTATCGCACGCGAAAAAGCACGGTGGGATATTGAAGGCGCGGTTGATTACTACCTTACCACAGCCGGACAAGGGATTGCGCTTCAATTCATTGACTCCCTTGAACGGGTCTATCGGCTGATTTCCGCTTATCCCGCAAGTGGCTCGTTACGCTATTCCTACGAATTGAATCTTCCGGGTTTGCGGTTCAGACAGCTTACGAACTATCCTTATCTCGTATTTTATATCGAGAGCGAGCATCACGTCGATGTATGGCGCGTCCTTCATGCGCAACGTGATATACCGGCGTGGATGCAGGAGAGCGCAACGGGAAATGGTTAA
- a CDS encoding DUF6494 family protein, with product MNEDALNTSLRKFLKEVGVTSQREIEKTVREAIADGRLNGSETLSAKVVLTIDKVGLTHTIDGMVNLQ from the coding sequence ATGAACGAAGACGCCCTTAATACCTCGCTGCGCAAGTTCCTCAAAGAGGTCGGCGTCACCTCCCAGCGCGAGATCGAAAAGACTGTCCGCGAGGCGATAGCCGATGGCCGGCTGAACGGGAGCGAGACTCTATCCGCCAAGGTTGTGCTCACCATAGACAAGGTCGGACTCACCCACACCATCGACGGGATGGTCAATCTTCAATAA
- a CDS encoding alpha/beta fold hydrolase translates to MPWKLDETVETSAGTVAAGRLGNGAALVLAHGWPWSSFSWHRLIPDLAKRYHVHWYDMPGYGRSEKGAEHRTSLDVQGQVFTEMLGYWDLKEPIVVAHDMGGATTLRAHLLHDCDFDKFVLVNVVAMRPWGSEFFDHVRHYVDAFLGLPPHIHQAIVRAYIQGAIVNNIDGDDFEKLIEPWLSEEGQESFYRQFAQADEKYTADVEPMFRDIRCPVKIIWGADDPWIPLERGKALHALIPRASFEALHGVGHVPQLEAPHLVLQQLNSFLS, encoded by the coding sequence ATGCCGTGGAAACTGGATGAAACCGTCGAAACATCCGCGGGCACCGTCGCGGCGGGTCGACTTGGTAACGGGGCCGCACTTGTGCTCGCCCATGGCTGGCCGTGGTCTTCATTCTCATGGCATCGGCTAATTCCGGATCTTGCAAAGAGGTACCACGTTCATTGGTACGATATGCCAGGATACGGGAGATCCGAGAAAGGTGCGGAGCACCGCACATCGCTAGACGTGCAAGGACAGGTCTTTACCGAAATGCTTGGGTATTGGGACCTTAAGGAGCCGATCGTCGTTGCCCATGACATGGGCGGAGCGACGACGCTGCGAGCGCACTTGCTGCATGACTGCGACTTCGACAAGTTTGTTCTTGTGAACGTCGTCGCGATGCGTCCTTGGGGATCGGAGTTCTTCGATCACGTTCGCCACTATGTAGATGCATTTCTGGGGTTGCCGCCGCACATCCATCAGGCGATCGTGCGGGCTTACATCCAAGGGGCGATAGTTAATAACATCGATGGCGATGATTTCGAGAAACTTATCGAGCCGTGGCTTTCCGAAGAGGGGCAAGAAAGCTTCTATCGGCAATTCGCGCAAGCCGACGAAAAATACACTGCCGACGTCGAGCCGATGTTCAGGGATATTAGGTGCCCGGTAAAGATCATTTGGGGCGCGGACGATCCATGGATACCGTTGGAGCGAGGCAAAGCGCTTCATGCACTGATCCCGCGGGCCTCGTTTGAAGCCTTGCATGGAGTCGGCCACGTACCCCAGCTCGAAGCCCCGCATCTTGTTTTGCAGCAGCTGAACTCATTTCTGTCATAG
- a CDS encoding alpha/beta hydrolase, with protein MSTTKLLLTLLLMTAFAYVSLVGLMYLAQRALLYPGASATLAPEHANWGENVSISTPDGETLHGLYSQGESGKPSVLFLLGNADRVGNYGFLAQTLAARGIGLLAISYRGYPGSTGSPSEHGLLTDGIAAFDWLSLRCECEIVVLGQSLGSGVAVNTAGQRPAVAVILVSAYLSVLSLAQTHYPFVPVALLLKDPFRSDLKIAKVRQPKLFIHGRHDDIIPLYSGEALYRTAPEPKQMLVYESSGHNDVWDDRMVGDVIRFLEALNRDAT; from the coding sequence GTGAGCACCACAAAACTCCTGCTGACCTTGTTGCTGATGACGGCCTTCGCCTACGTGTCGCTCGTCGGCCTGATGTATCTTGCACAGCGCGCCCTCCTCTATCCCGGCGCCAGCGCGACACTTGCTCCAGAGCACGCGAACTGGGGCGAAAACGTATCCATCAGCACGCCTGACGGAGAGACGCTTCATGGTCTCTACAGCCAGGGCGAATCCGGCAAGCCGTCGGTGCTGTTCTTGCTCGGAAACGCTGACCGGGTCGGTAACTACGGCTTCCTCGCCCAGACCCTGGCCGCGCGAGGTATTGGCCTGCTCGCGATCTCTTATCGCGGCTATCCGGGATCGACCGGCTCGCCGAGCGAGCATGGGCTACTGACCGATGGCATTGCTGCCTTCGACTGGCTGTCGCTACGGTGCGAATGCGAGATCGTTGTGCTGGGCCAGTCGCTGGGCAGCGGCGTTGCCGTCAACACAGCCGGCCAAAGGCCTGCCGTCGCCGTCATTCTGGTGTCCGCCTACCTGTCGGTCCTGTCACTCGCCCAGACCCATTACCCATTTGTTCCGGTCGCACTTCTTCTCAAGGATCCCTTCCGCTCGGATCTCAAGATAGCGAAGGTGAGGCAACCGAAGCTGTTCATCCACGGCCGGCATGACGACATCATCCCGCTGTATTCGGGCGAGGCGCTATATCGTACCGCTCCCGAGCCCAAGCAGATGCTCGTTTACGAAAGCTCGGGTCACAATGATGTTTGGGATGATCGCATGGTCGGCGACGTCATTCGCTTTCTGGAGGCGCTGAACCGAGACGCCACCTAG
- a CDS encoding PLP-dependent aminotransferase family protein codes for MVGRKDLSGEIYRQIRRAVLDRRLRPGDPLPPGRELARALAVSRATVTVAYERLAAEGFVTSRQGSGTFVSEVVAQAGRKSTSRRSSTGVVQPRPVWEGIPLLTAFERRARFDFRTGLPDASLFPHRHWRRSVTQALRSSEAAAGFYEHPAGHRDLRAAIARQVGMSRGVEASPDDIIITNGTQQALDLLARVLLEPGDAIAVEDPCYGPPRHLFKSLGIRVVGVPVDREGLLVEALPRGVRAIYVTPSHQYPLSVTMTLPRRQALLAWAERNNAAIIEDDYDSEFRFADRPLEPLQTLDTKGRVIYVGSFSKTMLPTLRLGFLVTPPSLRLALHKAKFVSDWHTSTLAQAALARFIDEGAFARHVRRVSAVYQERHQILADAIARDFAEHLELISSTTGLHLTALARRMSVDQIAEIARRVADHGVAVQVLSRFAVNAIPRAGVMLGYGAIPTARIEEGMHLLRVCFDSEPQ; via the coding sequence TTGGTCGGTCGTAAGGACCTCAGCGGCGAGATCTATCGACAGATCCGGCGCGCCGTTCTGGATCGGCGGCTGCGGCCCGGCGACCCACTGCCGCCTGGCCGCGAACTGGCGCGGGCGCTGGCCGTGTCACGTGCCACAGTAACGGTGGCTTATGAACGGCTCGCCGCGGAAGGGTTCGTGACATCCCGGCAGGGGTCTGGAACATTCGTTAGCGAGGTGGTTGCGCAGGCCGGGCGTAAAAGCACAAGTCGGCGATCCTCCACCGGCGTGGTTCAACCGCGCCCGGTCTGGGAAGGAATTCCACTTCTGACGGCGTTCGAGAGGCGGGCTCGCTTCGATTTTCGCACTGGGTTGCCCGACGCTTCATTGTTTCCCCACAGGCACTGGCGGCGGTCGGTGACCCAGGCACTGCGGTCGAGTGAAGCGGCTGCTGGGTTCTATGAGCACCCCGCCGGCCATCGCGATCTTCGCGCGGCAATTGCCCGGCAGGTCGGAATGTCTCGCGGGGTCGAGGCATCGCCAGATGACATCATCATTACCAATGGTACGCAGCAGGCGCTCGATCTCCTGGCGCGCGTCCTGCTGGAGCCGGGCGACGCAATTGCCGTCGAAGATCCCTGCTACGGCCCCCCGAGACATTTGTTCAAGTCGTTGGGCATTCGCGTGGTCGGGGTGCCGGTGGATCGCGAGGGCCTGCTCGTCGAGGCACTGCCGCGAGGTGTCCGGGCCATCTATGTCACGCCGTCCCACCAATATCCGCTTTCCGTCACGATGACGCTGCCGCGCCGACAGGCACTATTGGCGTGGGCCGAGCGGAACAACGCGGCCATCATCGAAGACGACTATGACAGCGAGTTCCGTTTCGCAGACCGCCCCCTTGAGCCATTGCAAACGCTCGATACAAAAGGTCGGGTTATTTACGTAGGATCCTTTTCCAAGACCATGCTGCCGACCCTCCGATTAGGTTTCCTGGTGACCCCGCCATCGCTCAGGCTGGCCCTGCACAAGGCGAAATTCGTCAGCGATTGGCATACATCGACCCTCGCGCAAGCGGCGCTCGCGCGTTTCATTGATGAGGGCGCGTTTGCGCGTCACGTCCGCCGGGTGAGTGCAGTCTACCAGGAACGGCACCAGATCCTCGCGGACGCGATCGCCCGCGATTTTGCCGAGCATCTCGAGCTCATCTCGTCGACAACGGGGCTCCATCTCACCGCTCTGGCCCGGAGAATGTCGGTGGACCAGATCGCCGAGATCGCCCGCCGGGTCGCCGATCATGGCGTCGCCGTCCAGGTTCTGTCACGGTTCGCCGTGAACGCAATTCCACGAGCCGGTGTTATGCTCGGGTATGGCGCCATTCCTACAGCCCGCATCGAGGAAGGGATGCATCTGCTCCGCGTTTGTTTCGACAGTGAACCGCAGTGA
- a CDS encoding c-type cytochrome — MFQIPVRFAFLTASGLGLLSFAAMADDAQITRGEYLATISGCNDCHTPGYFLGKPDLSRFLGGSDVGFEIPGVGVVVGPNITPDKETGVGGWSPEQIVTALQTGQRPDGRLLAPIMPWHAFAHLTKDDAMAIAAFLQSVKPVKNKIPDPVKPGEKVSTFMFRILPPGETAAAAPK; from the coding sequence ATGTTTCAAATCCCAGTTCGATTTGCATTCTTGACCGCGTCGGGCCTTGGGTTGCTATCGTTTGCGGCCATGGCCGACGACGCACAGATTACGCGGGGCGAATACCTCGCCACGATAAGCGGATGCAACGACTGCCACACGCCGGGTTACTTCTTAGGAAAGCCCGACCTGTCTCGCTTTCTCGGCGGCTCGGATGTAGGCTTCGAGATTCCCGGTGTCGGTGTCGTTGTCGGCCCCAACATCACGCCTGACAAGGAGACCGGCGTTGGTGGCTGGAGTCCCGAGCAAATTGTTACCGCTCTTCAGACTGGGCAACGGCCAGATGGTCGCCTCCTCGCCCCAATCATGCCCTGGCACGCTTTTGCGCATCTCACCAAGGATGACGCCATGGCGATCGCGGCATTTCTCCAAAGCGTGAAGCCGGTCAAAAACAAGATTCCCGACCCGGTTAAACCCGGCGAAAAGGTATCGACCTTTATGTTCCGGATCTTGCCGCCCGGCGAGACCGCGGCGGCGGCACCGAAATAG
- a CDS encoding adenylate/guanylate cyclase domain-containing protein has product MAGIIERKTDYHLEDADRIRVALALHEAGIPLDTLVKAIRNKVFALDFAAQTMFDPVYLSTTSMERELEGLDVTPTTLNNLRAAAGLPRLSAEQILREDDVELLKLIAECRRLGISDPAMTRVLRAFGQSTHRVVETMRDLFRSEVEERMLNAGISHSEMLSTAAAKRLELQRIGFRVLFMLQRRLLEESVFDNIVSRIQEALCESGLETRPDVDLPTVAFADLCGFTELTHELGDLKAAEQAAHFEAFAQQIVSPAGGRLVKVLGDGVMILFPEPTSGLSACLGLVESAEKAGLLPVRVGLATGQVVPRDGDIFGQTVNLAARISSIANPAQVVVSESAMAAVATSNPGMFNFTAMEPVVLKGLPGRFCLFSADITSSCES; this is encoded by the coding sequence ATGGCTGGCATAATCGAGAGAAAAACGGATTATCATCTTGAAGACGCGGACAGGATTCGCGTTGCACTTGCCTTGCATGAAGCAGGCATACCTTTGGACACATTGGTCAAAGCAATTCGAAACAAGGTATTCGCGCTCGACTTCGCTGCGCAGACTATGTTCGACCCGGTCTATCTGTCGACGACGTCGATGGAGAGGGAGCTCGAGGGTTTGGATGTCACTCCTACGACACTGAATAATTTGAGGGCTGCCGCAGGCCTTCCTCGTTTGTCAGCAGAGCAGATTCTGCGCGAGGACGATGTCGAGCTGCTCAAACTCATTGCTGAATGCCGCCGACTAGGCATCTCCGACCCGGCAATGACGAGAGTATTGCGGGCCTTTGGACAATCTACACACCGCGTTGTGGAAACAATGCGCGATTTGTTCCGCAGTGAAGTCGAGGAGAGAATGCTGAATGCTGGAATTTCACACTCTGAGATGCTTTCTACTGCAGCTGCCAAACGACTCGAGCTGCAACGGATCGGGTTTAGGGTATTATTCATGCTCCAGCGTCGCCTGCTGGAAGAGTCGGTCTTCGATAATATTGTCTCACGTATTCAAGAAGCCCTTTGCGAGAGCGGCTTGGAGACACGGCCCGATGTCGATTTACCAACCGTTGCCTTCGCTGACCTTTGTGGATTCACTGAATTGACGCACGAACTTGGCGACCTGAAGGCAGCCGAACAGGCGGCACACTTTGAAGCCTTTGCACAGCAAATTGTCTCTCCTGCTGGGGGTAGATTGGTTAAGGTCCTCGGAGACGGCGTGATGATACTTTTTCCGGAGCCAACATCAGGGCTGAGCGCCTGTCTTGGATTGGTGGAATCGGCCGAAAAAGCTGGTCTCCTGCCGGTGCGCGTTGGCTTGGCCACAGGCCAGGTCGTGCCGCGAGACGGTGACATTTTTGGGCAGACGGTGAATTTGGCCGCGCGGATTTCCAGCATCGCAAATCCCGCGCAAGTAGTCGTTTCCGAAAGTGCTATGGCAGCCGTTGCTACCAGCAATCCCGGAATGTTTAATTTCACGGCCATGGAACCTGTCGTTTTAAAGGGTCTGCCAGGTCGCTTTTGCTTGTTCTCGGCCGATATCACCTCGTCATGCGAATCGTGA
- a CDS encoding SDR family NAD(P)-dependent oxidoreductase → MTNRSEETTAVPRRQVLAGILAAGTLAGQNFATSASAAAETSGALADKVVIVTGATSGIGAATVAAFARAGARVGFNGRREALGRQVEAEIRAAGGDAVYLRSDVRDAGQVERFVSDVVERYGGIDVAFNNAGIDLPPAPIADTDIAGFDDQIATNLRGVFVSMKYEMPHLVRSKGAMINMASIGGRHAFPNIVAYGASKAAVIHMTRAAAQEYGRNVRINAVAPGPIESPMLERVRRDWNVTTEQLVAPYPMRRVGTPDEVAALVLFLAGNQSSYLSGHVIGLDGGDLP, encoded by the coding sequence ATGACAAACAGATCTGAGGAAACGACAGCGGTTCCGCGGCGGCAGGTTCTGGCGGGCATACTAGCCGCAGGCACACTAGCCGGGCAGAATTTCGCAACATCAGCGTCGGCGGCCGCGGAGACATCAGGCGCGTTGGCAGACAAGGTGGTAATCGTCACGGGTGCCACTTCCGGCATTGGAGCCGCGACGGTGGCGGCTTTCGCCCGTGCGGGCGCTCGGGTCGGCTTTAATGGAAGACGCGAGGCGCTCGGTCGCCAGGTGGAAGCAGAGATACGCGCAGCGGGCGGCGACGCCGTCTACCTTAGATCGGACGTGCGCGACGCCGGCCAGGTGGAGCGTTTCGTTTCTGACGTGGTCGAACGCTATGGCGGTATCGATGTCGCCTTCAACAATGCAGGGATCGATTTGCCGCCAGCGCCAATCGCCGATACGGACATCGCCGGTTTCGACGACCAGATCGCGACGAATCTGCGCGGAGTATTTGTCTCAATGAAATACGAGATGCCGCATCTGGTGCGCTCGAAGGGAGCCATGATCAACATGGCGTCCATTGGCGGTCGCCATGCTTTCCCTAATATTGTTGCCTATGGTGCCTCGAAAGCCGCCGTCATTCACATGACACGCGCCGCCGCACAGGAGTATGGCCGCAACGTTCGTATCAATGCAGTCGCGCCAGGTCCGATCGAGAGCCCGATGCTTGAGCGAGTACGCCGGGACTGGAATGTTACAACCGAACAGCTGGTTGCACCCTATCCGATGCGCCGGGTGGGTACGCCGGATGAAGTTGCAGCGTTGGTGCTGTTTCTCGCTGGCAATCAAAGTTCGTATCTGAGTGGACATGTGATCGGCCTTGACGGTGGCGATCTTCCGTAG
- a CDS encoding LysR family transcriptional regulator: MIPDPFSGLAAFLAVAETRGFTAASARLGVSPAAVSQAVKALEAKLGTPLFVRTTRRVGLTEAGANLLSRVAPAVADIAGAIETAGAMGDEPSGFLRLTVPRMAVPLIIDRVVPAFRHAHPRITVEVAVEDATVDLLGLGFDAGIRIGEYVERDMVGVRLSRDIVWSVVAAPSYLAARGCPATPEDLTRHEAIRYRFPASGALYRWEFERGGRPLSVDPPGKLIVNDGALLVSFAKAGLGLSYVADIAVEQEQRAGLLVRVLESYLPTTPGLFLYFPQRAQAQPKLRAFIDVTRKLIRLRRIEAEFHHAARGKLKG, encoded by the coding sequence ATGATACCTGACCCTTTCTCCGGTCTGGCCGCCTTCCTCGCCGTAGCGGAAACACGCGGATTCACGGCGGCCTCCGCACGGCTGGGCGTTTCCCCTGCAGCCGTAAGCCAGGCAGTAAAGGCACTCGAAGCGAAGCTCGGCACACCCTTGTTTGTTCGTACAACGCGCCGGGTCGGTTTGACCGAGGCTGGCGCGAACCTGTTGTCGCGTGTGGCACCTGCAGTTGCCGACATTGCGGGAGCCATCGAGACGGCAGGAGCCATGGGGGATGAACCTTCAGGTTTCCTGCGCCTCACGGTACCCCGCATGGCGGTGCCACTTATCATTGATCGCGTGGTGCCGGCCTTCCGGCACGCGCATCCAAGAATTACAGTCGAAGTCGCTGTGGAGGATGCAACGGTCGACTTGCTGGGACTTGGTTTCGATGCAGGCATCCGGATCGGCGAATATGTCGAACGCGACATGGTGGGAGTCAGGCTCTCGCGCGATATCGTTTGGTCTGTCGTGGCCGCCCCCTCCTACCTGGCTGCCCGCGGCTGCCCGGCAACCCCCGAAGACCTGACCCGTCATGAGGCTATCCGATATCGCTTCCCGGCCTCCGGCGCTCTCTATCGATGGGAGTTCGAACGCGGCGGGCGCCCCCTTTCGGTCGATCCTCCGGGAAAGCTCATCGTCAATGATGGCGCGCTGCTTGTCTCTTTCGCAAAGGCTGGGCTCGGCCTTTCATATGTTGCCGACATCGCAGTGGAACAGGAGCAGCGTGCTGGACTGCTTGTCCGCGTGCTTGAATCCTACCTGCCCACCACGCCGGGGCTCTTCCTCTATTTTCCGCAACGCGCTCAGGCGCAGCCGAAGCTGCGCGCCTTCATCGATGTCACCAGAAAGCTGATACGGCTTCGCCGGATCGAGGCCGAATTCCACCATGCCGCCAGAGGTAAGCTGAAAGGCTAG
- a CDS encoding type II toxin-antitoxin system VapC family toxin: protein MILADTSIWIDHFRRVDAELRRIIEDDLLLCHPAVIGELALGSLRDRGSVIAFLAAQRAAVVATHDEVMTMIDRHSLFSIGIGYTDAHLLASVLLDQRATLWTRDKRLRAAAEKAGASLHLPVNRPN from the coding sequence GTGATCCTCGCGGACACCTCGATCTGGATTGATCATTTTCGTCGTGTTGATGCGGAGCTGCGCAGGATTATTGAAGACGACCTCCTACTTTGCCACCCAGCCGTGATCGGTGAGCTGGCGCTTGGCAGCCTTAGGGATCGCGGCAGCGTGATCGCTTTTCTGGCGGCGCAGCGCGCGGCGGTCGTCGCCACGCACGACGAAGTCATGACAATGATCGATCGCCACAGTCTTTTCAGCATCGGCATTGGCTACACCGATGCTCACCTGCTGGCATCCGTCCTTCTTGACCAGCGAGCGACCTTATGGACCAGAGACAAGCGCCTAAGAGCGGCGGCCGAAAAGGCAGGCGCTTCACTGCACCTACCCGTAAATCGTCCGAACTAA